In Acidisarcina polymorpha, the DNA window TTTCCCACTCTTGAACTCTACATGGGCTCGCAGTATGTGAACGATTTCAATCTTCTCGGACGTACCTACCCAGTTTTTGTGCAGGGAGATCAACAGTTCCGCCAAACACCAGACGAAATCGGAAGGTTGAAGGCTCGCAACTCAAGTGGTGAGATGGTTCCGATCAGTACGGTTGCCACTTTCAAAGAAAAGACTGCCCCTTATCGTGTGCCCCGTTATAACCTCTATGCTGCTTCAGAAATCATGGGCGAGCCTGCTCCGAATGTCTCGTCAGGAGCCGCGCTCAAACGCATCGAAGAGTTGGCCAAGGAGAACCTTCCCCCAGGTATTACGTTTGAGTGGACGGACCTCGCCTATCAGCAGGCAAAAAAAGGCATCCCTACAGCAGCGATTTTCGGTGCCTCTGCTCTGTTTGTGTTCCTCGTGCTGACTGCGCAGTATGAAAGCTGGAAGATTCCTCTGGCGATCGTGCTGATCGTGCCGATGTGCCTGCTCGCGGCAACGACGGGCCTCAATATCCGGACAATGCCGATTGACATCCTCGCACAGATTGGATTCGTTGTACTGCTTGGTTTAGCCGCTAAGAACGCAATCTTGATCGTCGAGTTTGCCAAGCAGCGGCAAGACCACGATGGAGTGCATGCTCAAGAAGCAGCTGTACACGCAGCCCATGTTCGTCTTCGTCCAATTCTGATGACCTCCTTCGCGTTTATCGCAGGTGTGGGGCCGCTTGTGGTCGCGCATGGCGCGGGCGCGGAGATGCGGCAATCACTCGGGACCACAGTGTTCTTTGGAATGCTCGGTGTAACAGCCTTTGGCCTCCTCTTTACACCAGCCTTTTACGCACTTGTGCGCAAGGGTGAGGCGAAGAAGAAGAGGAAAGTTGGACTTCCCGAGTCGGCTCTTACCACTGCTGCAATCGTTAGCGTATTGGTACTGAGTGTGTTTCTCCAAGGCTGCTCAGTCGGCCCAAAATACAAGGCGCCATCGGGAGCGGCATTAGCCCCTTTTCATAACAGGCAAGAGAGTTCGAACTCCGGCAAAACGCCTGCTCCATCACTCGACGAATGGTGGACCGGCTTCAATGATCCCATGCTCGTCACGATCGAGCAGCGGGCTCTAAGCCAGAACCTCGACCTTGCCGCATCGCTTGAAAGAGTGAATCAAGCGAGAGCAGTTGCCGTTGGGGCTGGCGCCAGATTGTATCCGACCGGCGAACTGGACGCCTCAGCGACTGCTGAGCACCAGAGTTTAGAGGGAAACCTCGGGAATGTTTCTCGTAACGTTCCAAGCTTCCGGCGCAATATCCACGAATACACAATCGGTCCTGTCGCAAGCTGGGAGCTGGATGTGGCGGGCGGAATCCGCCACAACGCTGCGGCAGCACGTGATGAGGTACAAGTTGCCGAAGCGAGTCAGATCGGGACGCGTATCACGGTCGCAGCTGACGCCGCGGACGCATACATGCAAATTCGCGGATATCAAGCGAGGATCGCAATCGCGAATAACCAGGTGGAGACAGACAAACACCTGTTGAAGCTGGTGGAGAACCGACTCGATGCAGGTGCTGCCACGAAACGCGAAATCGCGCAGGCAGAGGCGCTCTTACGGCAAGCTCGTTCAACCCTTCCTCCGCTGCGATTAGCCCTTGAGAAGCAATTGAACCGCTTGGATATCTTGATGGTAGCGCAACCAGGCACGTACGCCCACGAACTCGATGCGGTAACACCTGTACCCTCTATTCCCAACATCGCGAACCAGGAACCAACTGACATGCTACGTCGTCGCCCTGACATCATTGCAGCGGAGAGACGTCTTGCCGCCTCGAACGAACGTATTGGGGTTGCCATTGCTGAGTACTATCCGAAGATTTCGCTGTCGGGAGTTCTAGGTTTTGATAGTTTGAACTCAGGGAGTCTTTTCACCGGGGCCGCTTTTCAACCTGCTGCTGTAGGCGGCTTGCGCTGGCGTCTGTTCGATTTTGGCAGAGTCAATGCTGAAGTGAGACAGGCTCGTGGCGTGAATGCCGAATCTCTCATCGACTACAGGTTGGCTGTGCTGAAGGCTGCGGAAGATGTCGAAAACGCGCTTGCCTCGCTTGCTGAAACAGAGGCTTATAGCACTGAGGTGCAAGCCGAAGTGCAGTCGCTGACAAGATCTCGTGATCTGTCCCAAGAGGCTTACAAAGCTGGTTCAATCACGCTCACCGATGTGCTGGATGCGGACCGTCAATTGCTGACAGCCCAGGACGAATTGGCCTCTAATCGAACCGACGCATCTCGCGCAGCTATAACAGTGTTCCGCTCGTTCGGCGGCGGTTGGCATCCATCCGACTAACCTTAGGTTGCGCGGTGACTTCCTTCATCTAAGGAGACGTGCGGGCTCGAAT includes these proteins:
- a CDS encoding efflux transporter outer membrane subunit, whose amino-acid sequence is MFLQGCSVGPKYKAPSGAALAPFHNRQESSNSGKTPAPSLDEWWTGFNDPMLVTIEQRALSQNLDLAASLERVNQARAVAVGAGARLYPTGELDASATAEHQSLEGNLGNVSRNVPSFRRNIHEYTIGPVASWELDVAGGIRHNAAAARDEVQVAEASQIGTRITVAADAADAYMQIRGYQARIAIANNQVETDKHLLKLVENRLDAGAATKREIAQAEALLRQARSTLPPLRLALEKQLNRLDILMVAQPGTYAHELDAVTPVPSIPNIANQEPTDMLRRRPDIIAAERRLAASNERIGVAIAEYYPKISLSGVLGFDSLNSGSLFTGAAFQPAAVGGLRWRLFDFGRVNAEVRQARGVNAESLIDYRLAVLKAAEDVENALASLAETEAYSTEVQAEVQSLTRSRDLSQEAYKAGSITLTDVLDADRQLLTAQDELASNRTDASRAAITVFRSFGGGWHPSD